A DNA window from Paenibacillus segetis contains the following coding sequences:
- a CDS encoding 1,4-dihydroxy-2-naphthoate polyprenyltransferase, producing MIMKKFFELVELRTKVASMIPFFIGTVYAVFRFHEFQLYSFGLMFLSLLSFDMATTAINNYFDYHKAVKKKGYGYEVHNAIVKYNMKPSRVLALIIGLLLLAIGAGIMLVIQSGLLVLLLGGLSFAVGILYSFGPIPISRMPLGEIFSGLFMGFVIIFVSTFIHASDGLASLTLLNGVVSLQIQLMEVLLVFFISIPAILCIANIMLANNICDVEDDVENKRYTLPHYIGKSNALLLFRFMYYASYLDLIVLYFLGVNPFILLLVLCTVIPVHNNIGRFAAHPTKQHTFGLAVKNFVLSNVARIAALGIAVLMTI from the coding sequence TTGATAATGAAGAAATTTTTTGAATTAGTAGAATTAAGAACTAAAGTGGCAAGTATGATCCCTTTTTTTATCGGTACAGTGTATGCAGTATTTCGGTTTCATGAATTTCAGCTCTATAGCTTTGGACTGATGTTTCTTTCACTGCTCAGTTTTGATATGGCTACTACAGCGATCAATAATTATTTTGATTATCATAAGGCAGTTAAGAAGAAAGGCTATGGTTACGAGGTACATAATGCAATAGTTAAATATAACATGAAGCCATCTAGAGTGCTTGCGTTGATTATTGGGCTATTATTGCTTGCTATTGGAGCAGGTATTATGTTAGTCATACAGTCGGGTCTTCTTGTTCTGTTACTTGGAGGTCTGTCATTTGCAGTGGGTATTCTTTATTCCTTTGGCCCGATCCCCATTTCAAGAATGCCGCTTGGAGAAATATTCTCCGGTCTATTTATGGGTTTTGTAATTATCTTTGTTTCAACTTTCATTCACGCCTCAGATGGGCTTGCTTCGCTGACCTTGCTAAATGGAGTTGTCAGCTTGCAAATCCAGCTTATGGAGGTGCTACTTGTATTCTTCATCTCGATTCCAGCTATTCTATGCATTGCGAACATTATGCTCGCGAATAATATTTGTGACGTAGAGGATGATGTTGAGAATAAGAGGTATACGCTGCCTCATTATATTGGCAAATCGAATGCACTCCTGTTATTTAGATTTATGTATTATGCGTCCTACCTAGATTTGATCGTGCTCTACTTCTTAGGAGTAAATCCATTCATTCTATTGCTTGTCCTTTGTACGGTTATCCCAGTACATAACAATATTGGGCGATTCGCGGCTCATCCAACAAAGCAACATACTTTTGGACTTGCTGTGAAAAATTTCGTGCTGAGTAATGTTGCGCGTATTGCCGCCTTGGGGATTGCGGTGTTAATGACAATTTAA
- a CDS encoding glycosyl hydrolase family 28-related protein, with the protein MKPTVNIKFFSLFMVTTILCGFIFSFPVKTSWAKENDTPFSVNVKKQGAKGDGVSNDTDSFLQALELVAKHPVGGQVIVPTGTYLIDLAEPLYVNSNVQIIGTGSPTLSFKNLSGKEEFGYEAFWVTGNNITIKGIVIEGNNKLIRGIGVHNGAQNITITNCTIKNFTQPADTQSPHYNAIVSGILIYGKTIGITISNSIITGISAIHQTTPVARGIMIWSEPDQPYAKEVQINGNTISYISPREDADGIYFDKAPSGSILSNSIIEGNSFHHVGKRAIKIRAAGVSIKNNHITNSYNGNNPYTFYPIDNFIPQDMFSAISVYASHVSVTGNTIDGVGSYYSAIEADMGTLTDIVIDNNKISNGVNSNISDTNGIRLGDIRNFVISNNIIKNMRSGIFSPISSIQHGSISRNTISNVEFGILFLAPTLSYTESKVKVQNNTISAHQDKIISIPNLD; encoded by the coding sequence ATGAAACCGACTGTTAATATAAAATTTTTCTCTCTATTCATGGTAACAACTATTCTATGTGGTTTCATATTCTCATTCCCTGTTAAGACGTCTTGGGCAAAAGAGAACGATACTCCCTTTAGCGTAAACGTCAAGAAGCAAGGAGCAAAGGGTGATGGAGTATCCAATGATACTGATTCATTCCTCCAAGCACTTGAACTTGTTGCCAAGCATCCAGTTGGTGGGCAAGTCATTGTTCCTACAGGAACTTATTTGATCGACCTAGCTGAACCCTTATATGTAAATAGTAATGTTCAAATCATCGGTACCGGAAGCCCTACCCTCTCATTTAAGAACCTTTCTGGCAAAGAGGAGTTTGGTTATGAAGCGTTCTGGGTCACCGGAAACAACATAACCATCAAAGGAATTGTCATTGAGGGAAACAATAAATTAATACGTGGGATTGGCGTTCATAATGGGGCTCAAAATATTACTATTACCAACTGTACAATCAAGAATTTTACGCAACCTGCCGATACCCAAAGCCCACATTATAACGCCATAGTCTCCGGTATACTCATTTACGGTAAAACCATTGGAATAACGATTTCTAATTCTATAATCACTGGTATTTCCGCTATCCATCAGACAACACCTGTTGCACGCGGGATCATGATCTGGAGCGAACCGGATCAACCCTATGCCAAAGAGGTTCAAATCAACGGTAACACCATCTCTTACATTTCACCAAGGGAGGACGCCGACGGTATTTATTTTGATAAAGCACCAAGCGGAAGTATCCTTTCAAATTCTATTATCGAAGGAAACTCATTTCATCATGTCGGTAAAAGGGCAATCAAAATCAGAGCAGCAGGGGTCTCCATAAAAAATAATCATATTACCAACTCATATAATGGTAATAATCCTTATACATTCTATCCTATTGATAATTTTATTCCACAAGATATGTTCTCAGCTATTTCGGTCTATGCTAGTCATGTCAGCGTCACAGGAAATACTATTGACGGGGTAGGTAGTTACTATTCGGCAATTGAGGCTGATATGGGTACGTTGACTGACATCGTCATTGATAATAACAAGATATCCAATGGGGTGAATTCAAACATTAGCGATACCAACGGTATACGACTTGGAGATATACGCAACTTTGTCATTTCTAACAATATCATTAAGAATATGCGATCGGGCATTTTCTCCCCTATTAGCTCAATTCAGCATGGGTCCATTTCGCGAAATACCATTTCAAATGTTGAATTCGGTATTCTTTTCTTAGCTCCTACCCTCTCCTATACTGAATCAAAAGTGAAGGTACAGAACAACACGATCTCTGCACATCAGGACAAAATTATATCTATCCCTAATTTGGATTAA
- a CDS encoding DUF4023 domain-containing protein, translating into MENLHDFVEKIHDTQAKQEKNKKHNGKGNPTGQLPSKPHGTQK; encoded by the coding sequence ATGGAAAACCTACATGATTTTGTAGAGAAGATTCATGACACACAGGCGAAGCAAGAAAAGAACAAAAAACATAATGGTAAAGGCAATCCCACCGGACAACTTCCGAGCAAGCCGCACGGTACGCAAAAGTAA
- a CDS encoding catalase, protein MKERLTTNQGAPVGDNQNSRTAGQNGPTLLEDYHLLEKIAHFDRERIPERVVHARGAGAHGVFVAERDMSQYTRAHFLQEVGRETPVFVRFSTVIHGTGSPETARDPRGFAVKFYTEEGNYDLVGNHLPVFFIRDAIKFPDMVHSLKPAPDTNIQDPARYWDFMTLTPESTHMMTWLLSDNGTPANYRQMDGFSVHAYKWINAEGKAIYVKYTWKTKQGVVNLTAEEAKVVQGNDFNHATRDLHEHIANGEFPQWELHVQLMPVEDLDKWGFDPLDPTKVWPEDHYPLEKIGTMTLNRNPGNFFAEVEQAAFSPSTMVPGIEPSEDKLLQGRLFSYPDTQRYRLGANYLQIPVNCPYAAVRNHQRDGAMNVNQDLSPVNYEPNSLDSSPKEDPTYRDSVMPLKGEAGRQKIAKTDDFTQAGELYRSFTPEERDHLIDNMLNDLRATNEEIQLRAICNFFRADVDYGMRLAKGLGIDISGFMSGAPKSE, encoded by the coding sequence ATGAAAGAAAGATTAACAACGAATCAAGGGGCACCCGTAGGAGACAATCAAAATTCACGTACAGCAGGACAGAATGGACCAACGCTACTTGAGGATTATCACTTACTTGAGAAGATTGCCCATTTTGACCGCGAACGAATTCCAGAGCGCGTAGTGCATGCGCGTGGTGCTGGTGCTCATGGTGTGTTTGTGGCAGAGCGAGATATGTCCCAATATACTCGTGCACATTTCCTTCAGGAAGTGGGACGGGAGACACCGGTATTTGTACGTTTCTCTACAGTAATTCATGGTACAGGTTCCCCAGAGACGGCGCGTGATCCGCGTGGATTTGCCGTGAAATTCTATACTGAAGAAGGCAATTATGATCTTGTAGGTAACCATCTACCGGTATTCTTTATCCGTGATGCGATCAAATTCCCGGACATGGTGCATTCCTTGAAACCAGCTCCTGATACGAACATTCAGGATCCAGCGCGTTATTGGGATTTCATGACGTTGACCCCGGAATCAACGCATATGATGACCTGGTTATTATCGGATAACGGAACACCAGCCAATTACCGTCAGATGGATGGCTTCAGTGTCCATGCCTACAAGTGGATCAATGCTGAAGGTAAAGCAATTTATGTGAAATACACTTGGAAAACGAAGCAAGGCGTTGTCAATTTAACTGCTGAAGAAGCTAAGGTCGTGCAAGGAAATGATTTCAACCATGCAACTCGTGATCTTCATGAACATATTGCCAATGGGGAGTTCCCACAATGGGAATTACACGTGCAACTAATGCCAGTAGAAGACCTGGATAAATGGGGCTTTGATCCACTGGATCCAACCAAAGTATGGCCAGAAGATCATTATCCACTAGAGAAAATCGGTACAATGACATTGAATCGGAATCCAGGAAACTTCTTTGCTGAAGTAGAACAAGCGGCATTCTCACCTAGTACCATGGTTCCAGGAATCGAACCATCGGAAGATAAGTTGCTACAGGGTCGATTGTTCTCTTATCCGGATACCCAGCGTTATCGTCTTGGAGCAAACTACTTGCAAATTCCAGTCAATTGCCCGTATGCAGCGGTAAGAAACCATCAGCGTGATGGTGCTATGAATGTGAACCAGGATCTTTCTCCAGTTAACTATGAACCCAATAGTCTGGATAGCAGTCCAAAGGAAGATCCAACTTACCGTGACAGTGTTATGCCATTGAAGGGAGAAGCAGGACGTCAGAAAATTGCGAAGACGGACGACTTTACCCAAGCAGGGGAACTGTATCGCAGCTTTACACCGGAGGAGCGTGATCATTTGATCGATAACATGTTGAATGATCTTCGTGCGACTAATGAGGAGATTCAGCTTCGTGCGATCTGCAATTTCTTCCGTGCCGATGTAGATTATGGTATGCGTCTTGCTAAAGGACTTGGTATTGATATCAGTGGATTTATGTCAGGTGCTCCGAAGAGTGAGTAA
- a CDS encoding cytochrome ubiquinol oxidase subunit I has product MDPIMLARLQFAVTTIFHFFFVPLSIGLALLIAIMETMYVVKGKEEYKRMAKFWGKLFLINFAVGVVTGILQEFQFGMNWSDYSRFVGDVFGAPLAVEALFAFFMESTFIGLWIFGWDRLSKRVHLLCIWLVAIGTTVSAFWILAANSFMQHPVGFEINNGRAEMNDFFALITNGQLLVEFPHTVLGAFATGAFLITGISAYKLLRKQDVKFFKKSFQIAVIIGLISSFGTALFGHQQAQYLVKTQPMKMAASEALWGKSGDPAPWTVYAHIDSDSGKNNFEIQIPYLLSFLSYSSFDGEVKGINELQAEYEQTYGPGNYIPPVRTTFWSFRIMVAAGSLMIVLGLWGIYLMKRKKLESPNKWYYRLMLWSISLPFIANTAGWVMTEFGRQPWTVFGLMQTKDSISPSVTSGQILFSVISFTTIYAALGAVMVYLFVKVIKKGPFAEDSHDEHSADPFGKEGYHVS; this is encoded by the coding sequence ATGGATCCAATCATGCTTGCTCGCCTTCAATTTGCAGTCACAACGATTTTCCACTTCTTCTTCGTTCCACTGTCCATTGGCCTGGCGTTGCTAATTGCAATTATGGAAACCATGTATGTTGTAAAGGGGAAAGAAGAATACAAACGTATGGCGAAGTTCTGGGGGAAATTGTTCCTGATTAACTTTGCTGTAGGGGTCGTAACAGGTATTCTTCAAGAATTCCAGTTCGGTATGAACTGGTCGGATTACTCAAGGTTTGTGGGTGACGTATTTGGTGCGCCGCTCGCAGTCGAAGCGCTTTTTGCTTTCTTTATGGAGTCAACATTTATCGGATTATGGATTTTTGGTTGGGATCGCTTATCCAAACGCGTTCATTTGCTCTGCATTTGGCTCGTTGCGATAGGTACTACGGTTTCAGCTTTCTGGATTTTAGCAGCTAACTCGTTTATGCAACATCCGGTTGGTTTTGAGATCAACAACGGACGTGCAGAGATGAACGATTTCTTCGCGCTGATAACCAATGGTCAGCTTCTGGTGGAATTCCCGCATACCGTACTTGGTGCGTTTGCAACCGGGGCTTTTCTCATTACGGGTATCAGTGCCTATAAATTATTGAGAAAACAAGACGTGAAATTTTTCAAAAAATCATTCCAAATTGCCGTTATTATTGGTCTGATTTCTTCGTTTGGTACAGCATTGTTCGGTCACCAGCAAGCGCAATATTTGGTGAAGACACAGCCAATGAAGATGGCCGCATCTGAAGCTTTGTGGGGTAAGAGTGGTGATCCTGCGCCTTGGACGGTTTACGCCCATATTGATTCGGACAGTGGAAAAAATAACTTCGAGATCCAAATTCCTTATTTGCTCAGCTTTTTGTCCTACAGTAGTTTCGATGGTGAAGTTAAAGGGATCAATGAGCTTCAAGCGGAATATGAACAAACTTATGGACCAGGCAACTACATTCCACCTGTGCGCACTACGTTCTGGAGTTTCCGGATCATGGTTGCTGCTGGATCTTTGATGATTGTACTTGGTCTATGGGGTATATATCTGATGAAACGCAAAAAATTAGAATCTCCAAACAAATGGTATTACAGACTAATGCTATGGTCGATCTCGTTGCCGTTCATCGCGAATACAGCGGGATGGGTTATGACGGAGTTTGGTCGTCAGCCATGGACAGTATTTGGGCTTATGCAAACGAAAGACAGTATCTCGCCTAGTGTTACTTCAGGGCAAATTTTATTCTCAGTCATCAGTTTTACAACGATTTATGCAGCACTAGGAGCTGTCATGGTATACTTGTTCGTCAAAGTTATTAAGAAGGGTCCATTTGCTGAAGATAGTCATGATGAACATTCGGCAGATCCATTTGGTAAGGAGGGTTACCATGTCTCTTAA
- a CDS encoding LCP family protein: MKISRKYIYLCAAILLFIGAGLYFYWKLEPSQHFRNTDIPVLATPDQNMNTESPIPTPPAQDTSNKTDADKEQSSFNILLLGTDARDNEASRTDVIILAHVNPTKKTINLISIPRDTRVNLPGIGYTKINHAHVLSELKGGEHSGTEASIQAVSNLCSTTINYYVKTNFAGFEHFIDTIGGLDIHLDETVKFTYVDMILEAGDHHLNGTETLNLVRERKSLSEGDTGRQANQALVLKTLAYTLLQPKNLKNLPSLISQVKEDILDTNLSDSDMISLAWMVQGITEDQFQYTQFPGQSGKEFDPVVKTKLYYWMPDMETWANESQKLLGD, encoded by the coding sequence ATGAAAATTTCAAGAAAATACATTTACTTATGTGCAGCTATCCTTCTCTTTATAGGAGCTGGGCTCTATTTTTACTGGAAATTAGAACCATCTCAACACTTTCGCAATACAGATATTCCTGTACTGGCTACACCGGATCAGAATATGAATACGGAATCTCCAATCCCCACCCCACCTGCACAAGACACCTCGAATAAAACTGACGCGGATAAGGAACAATCCAGCTTCAATATTCTACTTCTGGGAACAGACGCCAGAGACAACGAGGCCTCCCGGACTGATGTCATCATACTAGCCCATGTAAACCCCACCAAGAAGACCATCAATCTAATCTCTATCCCAAGGGATACAAGAGTCAATCTACCAGGTATCGGTTACACCAAAATCAATCACGCCCATGTACTAAGCGAGTTAAAGGGCGGGGAACACTCTGGAACAGAAGCATCCATTCAGGCAGTAAGTAATTTATGTTCTACTACTATTAATTATTATGTAAAGACGAATTTCGCAGGATTCGAGCATTTTATTGACACGATTGGCGGGTTAGATATCCACCTAGATGAAACGGTCAAGTTTACTTACGTGGATATGATACTTGAGGCTGGGGATCATCACTTAAATGGCACTGAAACACTGAACCTCGTTCGGGAGCGAAAATCTCTTTCTGAGGGAGATACAGGCAGACAAGCGAATCAAGCGTTGGTACTCAAAACATTAGCATATACCCTGCTCCAACCAAAGAACCTAAAGAATCTCCCTTCCCTCATCAGTCAGGTCAAAGAAGATATCTTGGATACTAATCTAAGTGATAGCGATATGATCAGTCTTGCTTGGATGGTTCAAGGAATTACAGAAGATCAGTTCCAATACACTCAATTTCCCGGGCAAAGTGGTAAAGAATTCGATCCAGTCGTAAAAACGAAGTTGTATTATTGGATGCCCGATATGGAGACATGGGCCAATGAATCCCAGAAACTATTAGGAGATTAA
- the cydB gene encoding cytochrome d ubiquinol oxidase subunit II, which yields MSLNELWFVLVAVLFVGFFFLEGFDFGVGMSTRFLAKNDMERRVLINTIGPFWDANEVWLITAGGAMFAAFPNWYATMFSGYYTPLVVLLLALIARGVAFEFRGKVGNEKWKKTWDMSIFLGSLLPPFLLGVVFSGMMKGLPIDADMEMKAGLFDMVNLYTLVGGITVVMLCLVHGLLYTALRTTGSLQERARKLAHKLLIPQAALFVVLGVMTYFQTDVFEVRGLLLSVIAILGVVVFLLAGRFISKKKDGWAFGMTGALIALGFSSVFIGMFPRVMVSSISDAFSLTIDNAASGQYSLKVMTIVSLTLLPFVLGYQIWSYFVFHKRVHEKEHLEY from the coding sequence ATGTCTCTTAATGAGCTCTGGTTCGTACTTGTTGCAGTATTATTTGTAGGTTTTTTCTTTCTGGAAGGATTCGATTTCGGGGTCGGAATGAGTACGCGATTCTTAGCTAAGAACGATATGGAGCGAAGAGTACTGATTAATACGATTGGTCCCTTTTGGGATGCAAATGAGGTATGGCTAATTACAGCAGGGGGCGCGATGTTCGCAGCTTTCCCGAACTGGTACGCTACGATGTTCAGTGGCTATTACACACCACTTGTCGTATTATTACTCGCATTGATCGCTCGGGGTGTCGCGTTTGAGTTCCGGGGAAAGGTGGGGAACGAGAAATGGAAGAAAACATGGGATATGTCCATTTTTCTAGGTAGTCTACTGCCTCCGTTCTTGCTTGGTGTCGTATTCTCCGGCATGATGAAGGGCCTACCGATTGATGCTGATATGGAAATGAAGGCCGGATTATTTGATATGGTGAACCTATATACATTAGTAGGTGGAATCACCGTTGTGATGTTATGTCTTGTACATGGTTTATTGTATACAGCTTTGCGGACGACAGGAAGCTTGCAGGAGCGTGCTCGCAAATTAGCTCATAAATTGCTCATTCCGCAAGCTGCGTTATTCGTGGTGCTAGGTGTAATGACATACTTCCAAACCGATGTATTTGAGGTTCGTGGGTTACTACTTAGTGTGATTGCAATTCTCGGTGTTGTAGTGTTCCTGCTTGCGGGTCGATTTATATCGAAGAAGAAAGACGGATGGGCATTTGGTATGACCGGAGCACTAATTGCATTGGGCTTCTCCTCTGTCTTTATTGGCATGTTCCCGCGTGTGATGGTTAGCTCAATTAGTGATGCTTTCTCTTTGACGATAGATAACGCAGCTTCAGGTCAGTATTCCCTTAAAGTAATGACCATTGTTTCACTGACCCTACTACCTTTTGTGTTGGGATATCAAATTTGGAGCTACTTTGTCTTCCATAAACGGGTTCACGAGAAGGAGCATCTAGAATACTAA
- a CDS encoding sensor domain-containing diguanylate cyclase, with protein sequence MWYRAENSEDQLRTILEDVSVGIWTYDLNMMQFEVSEGFEKITGYNVKTFRKDPEQFRAIIHPDDQHLFVSGQKELMILHTDMVKEYRIICSNGEIKWVQNRGRAQFNHLNNLTRLEGVLIDITERKQMEESIQFLAYHDELTGLPNRTLLNIRFKEYSKRGHFPLAVLFIDLDNFKDVNDTYGHIVGDLLLKDIADRMLELVREQDTVCRLGGDEFVVLLTEMDESRVVRVADRIRASLTEGFVYNGFSLTAGASIGICVSLQGNSTLEEMIQQADGAMYDAKKNNDYEHKAYGNIAYSKN encoded by the coding sequence TTGTGGTATCGGGCAGAGAATAGTGAGGATCAACTTAGAACGATATTAGAAGACGTTTCCGTTGGAATTTGGACGTATGATTTGAACATGATGCAGTTTGAAGTCTCGGAAGGTTTTGAGAAAATTACGGGCTATAATGTTAAGACGTTTAGGAAAGATCCTGAGCAGTTCCGTGCGATTATCCATCCCGATGATCAGCATCTATTCGTTTCGGGGCAGAAGGAATTGATGATATTACATACCGACATGGTCAAGGAATATCGAATCATTTGTTCTAATGGGGAGATCAAGTGGGTTCAGAATCGCGGCAGGGCACAGTTCAATCATTTGAATAATTTGACCCGACTTGAAGGTGTTCTGATTGATATTACGGAGCGTAAACAAATGGAAGAGAGTATACAGTTCTTGGCTTATCATGATGAGCTAACAGGATTGCCTAACCGTACGTTGTTAAATATTAGATTTAAAGAATATAGTAAGCGCGGTCATTTTCCGTTGGCTGTATTGTTCATTGATCTGGATAATTTCAAGGATGTGAATGATACTTATGGTCATATTGTTGGAGATTTATTGCTGAAGGATATAGCTGATCGCATGTTGGAGCTTGTGCGTGAACAGGATACGGTATGCCGTCTAGGCGGAGATGAGTTTGTTGTACTGTTGACTGAAATGGATGAATCGCGAGTAGTTAGGGTGGCTGACCGTATTAGAGCTAGCTTGACTGAGGGATTTGTTTATAATGGGTTCAGTCTGACGGCTGGGGCAAGCATCGGGATTTGTGTTTCACTCCAGGGAAATAGCACTCTAGAGGAAATGATTCAACAAGCGGATGGGGCTATGTATGACGCTAAGAAGAATAATGATTACGAACACAAAGCATATGGTAATATCGCCTATAGCAAAAATTGA
- a CDS encoding ABC transporter ATP-binding protein → MADLRMKYGDRYVLNGVDLEVYPGQIIGYIGPNGAGKSTTVKIMLGLVEGFSGEVSVLGQSPRDGGVEYKKRIGYVPEIAEMYDTLSAREYLSFIGELYGLTAEAAEEKGRKLMESFGLKDVYDARIATFSKGMKQKVLIISSLLHNPDILFLDEPLSGLDANSVMVVKEMLALLAAKGKTIFYSSHIMDVVEKISSRIILLDGGRIVADGSFEELKEQSHEGSLEQIFNQLTGFNEHRDIAEQFVSIVQEV, encoded by the coding sequence ATGGCTGACCTCAGAATGAAGTATGGAGATAGATATGTACTTAACGGCGTGGATCTGGAAGTATATCCAGGTCAAATCATAGGATACATTGGCCCGAATGGTGCAGGTAAGAGTACAACGGTTAAGATAATGCTAGGGCTGGTAGAAGGCTTTAGTGGTGAAGTAAGCGTACTCGGACAAAGTCCACGTGATGGTGGGGTAGAGTATAAGAAACGTATCGGATATGTGCCGGAAATTGCAGAGATGTACGATACATTGTCTGCAAGGGAATATTTATCATTTATAGGTGAGTTGTATGGGTTGACTGCAGAAGCTGCAGAGGAGAAGGGGCGCAAATTGATGGAGAGTTTTGGGCTAAAAGACGTATATGATGCCCGAATTGCAACCTTTTCCAAAGGGATGAAACAGAAAGTGTTGATTATTTCAAGCTTATTGCATAACCCGGATATTCTATTTTTGGATGAACCCTTAAGTGGTTTAGATGCCAATAGTGTTATGGTCGTCAAGGAAATGTTGGCGTTACTCGCAGCCAAGGGAAAGACGATCTTTTACTCCTCACATATCATGGATGTAGTTGAGAAGATCAGTAGTCGAATTATATTACTTGATGGCGGGCGGATTGTTGCGGACGGTAGTTTTGAAGAACTGAAAGAGCAAAGCCATGAAGGTTCACTTGAGCAAATTTTTAATCAATTAACCGGATTTAATGAACACCGAGATATCGCGGAACAATTCGTGTCCATAGTGCAAGAGGTGTAG